AATCAAACTGAGGTTAAGCGTAAAGGCGTTTTGATCGGCGATACTGTTGTTATCCGTAAAGCTGGTGAAATTATTCCTGAAGTTTTAGGGCCAGTTGCTGATCGTAGGGACGGAACTGAGCGGGAATTTGTATTTCCGGAAAACTGCCCCAGTTGCGGTATGAAGTTAGCTCCGCAAAAGGAAGATGATGCTGATTGGCGGTGTCCTAATAGCCGGTCGTGTCCGGCTCAGTTGGCCGCTCGTATTGCTTACCTGGCTAGTCGTGCGATTTTCGATATTGAGGCGCTTGGGGAAAAAGCGGCTCATGATTTGGTTAAGTCAGGTGTGCTTCTCGACGAAGCGGAGCTGTTCAACCTTACCGAAGAAGATCTGCTGCGCACCAGTGTGTTTACCACCAAGAAAGGCACGCTGAATACGACCGGTAAAAAGCTGTTGAAAAACCTGGAAACAGCAAAACAAACGGATCTGTGGCGGGTGATGGCAGGGCTATCAATCCGGCATTGTGGCCGAACAGTGTCCCGGGCCCTAGCCAGCCGCTACGGCAGCCTGGATAAGGCACGGAATGCAACGGTTGAAGACATAGCTCAAACTGACGGGGTGGGGTTGGTTAAAGCTCAAAGTTTCAAAGAATGGTTCGAGGTGGACTGGCATGTCAATATTGTCGACACCTGGGCAGAAAGTGGAGTAACAATGGAAGAAGTAATAGCTGACGCACCGGAGCAGGTTCTAGAGGGACTAACCATCGTCGTCACCGGAACCTTGGAAGGTTTTTCTAGGGATTCCGCGAAAGAGGCGATTATCTCTCGGGGTGGTAAAGCATCTGGTTCGGTATCGAAGAAAACCGATTACGTGGTGGTCGGGGAGAAAGCTGGCTCTAAGGAGACCAAAGCCCGTGAACTTGGGTTGAAGATTCTTGATGAGGCGGGTTTCGTGCGGCTACTAGAAACCGGGGAAGCTTAAACAACATGATGGCCGTGGTTTTCAAACCACGGCCATCATGTTATTGACGCAACATTCGGGACAGTATTGTGCCCACGTAGCCTATGTGTTCTACTTCGGAAGGGAGAAAGTCTGGTCCGCCTACTCGGCCGATTATCAACACCAACCCTGATTTTCCTAGCGGGGCGGCGGCAAGCGAAGAATCTAGTAGCGACCAGGATTCGGGAATCCAGAAATCAACCTCTGGGTTGAGAATCCGAGCCGAGGTGATATTGATAAGATCTGGTGCGGAGCCATCGTCTTCCGGGGCACCTTCAGAAGCCGTTATGCGTTTTACGGGAGAGCCATCCTCAAGCAAAATTGCCCATGACGAGGTGAGTGCCTGCGGTATATCGTCGATTAGCTGCGCGATGGTATCGGAGTGGCTGGAAGCACCAGCGACATTGGCCAGCATTTTTATCTGTCCTCGGCGATCCACAGTCCCGGAAAACGGGCGGATGGAATCAACTTCCACCCCTTCGACACCGTGGGCTGCGGAAATGAGAACATCGGCCATGACCCCAGCGGGCAAGTTCACCACCATATCATCCATGACTGTTCCGTCAGGAAAAGTTTGGACGACATCAACACTTTTGATGTCGCCGCCAGCAGCACCGATGGCGTTTGCTAACACTCCGAGGCTGCCTGGGGCGTCGGGGAGCAGTACACGAATAAGGTACGTCGTCACCGAAAATCCCACCTTTCTCAAGTGAATAACCAAAAAGTTTTTAGTTATTCTCCTTAATAAAAATAACAGTTGATCCATCGTCAGCAGCGGTAATAGCCGCCATGCGAGATGAATCAAGACTTACCTGCAATATTGTACGAATAATTAGCCGATTTCGGGGCCGGACGTAGACAAGTTATCCAATTTGTCACCTAGTGCCAGCAGCCGAAGTGCACTAATTGGGAATGGGGTGAATATAACCTAACCCCAAACCTGGTGTCCGAAATACTGCGAACGGGTAGGTGTTGAGTACTATGTTTTAGTAGCTTTGCCACTGGTTGTTAACCGCAGCCCATAGTGGCCGGTACCAAATAGACATACACCGACGTTAAGTTAAGGATTATCCCACGTGCCTGAGATCTCGCGCGATGAAGTCGCCCACTTGGCTAAATTGTCTCGACTGGCGTTGACCGATGAAGAACTGGATCGATTTGCTGAGCAGATCGACGGTATCATTGGTAACGTTTCCGCAGTGCAGCAGGTAGCAGCGGAAGGGGTGGAGCCAATGT
The nucleotide sequence above comes from Corynebacterium mustelae. Encoded proteins:
- a CDS encoding ACT domain-containing protein is translated as MTTYLIRVLLPDAPGSLGVLANAIGAAGGDIKSVDVVQTFPDGTVMDDMVVNLPAGVMADVLISAAHGVEGVEVDSIRPFSGTVDRRGQIKMLANVAGASSHSDTIAQLIDDIPQALTSSWAILLEDGSPVKRITASEGAPEDDGSAPDLINITSARILNPEVDFWIPESWSLLDSSLAAAPLGKSGLVLIIGRVGGPDFLPSEVEHIGYVGTILSRMLRQ
- the gatC gene encoding Asp-tRNA(Asn)/Glu-tRNA(Gln) amidotransferase subunit GatC, with amino-acid sequence MPEISRDEVAHLAKLSRLALTDEELDRFAEQIDGIIGNVSAVQQVAAEGVEPMCHPHSIRTTMREDVVEKTLTAEQALDQAPEVAEQRFVVPQILGE